A region of the Bacteroidales bacterium genome:
AGCACACTTAAAAGTTCATCGAGGAAATCAGCGCTGAAAAGTTCTCCTGGAAGGATTTCAACAGCAGCAGGGTTCATACTTTTTAGTTCAGTCAACGTATCCCCGCGACGGGCAATTGCCAGCACGTTGGCACCTTCATTCACAAGGCGTTCGGCTATGGCCCTTCCAAAACCACTGCCGGCGCCACAAATGATAAAAAATTGGTTGTTGAGTTGTAAGTCCATTAATATTTTTTTTTTGCGAAGATAATATTCTCTTCGCTAAGTTGATTTTAGCGATAGCATCGCTTAAAGCGATACTATCGCTGGAAAAAATAGTAATTTGGCCGGCAGAATGAAAAACGCTAATAATATACCGCTCGCTGAGCAGCTCCGGCCACAATCGCTCGATGGTTTTATCGGGCAGGAACATCTGGTGGGTGATGGGGCGATTTTACGCAAGGCCATTGAGTCGGGTAATATTCCTTCTATGATCCTCTGGGGACCGCCGGGAGTTGGCAAAACCACCCTGGCATTTATCATTTCGCAGCAGCTTCAGCGGCCGTTTTTCACGTTGAGTGCCATTAGTTCCGGTGTGAAAGATGTAAGGGAGGTGATAGCAACCGCCAAAGAAAATGCCGGTAATGCGATACTGTTCATTGATGAAATCCACCGCTTCAGCAAATCGCAGCAGGATTCCTTGCTCGGCGCTGTTGAGAAAGGAATTGTGACGTTGATTGGTGCCACCACCGAAAACCCTTCTTTTGAAGTGATCTCTCCCCTGCTGTCGCGTTGCCAGGTGTATATCCTGAAATCACTGGGCAAAGACGATTTATTGAAACTCCTTTCCCATGCGGTTCAGCATATTCAAAATGAAACCGGGAAAAAGATTGAAATCCGCGAAACCGAAGCCCTGTTGAGAATTTCAGGAGGTGATGCCCGTAAACTTTTCAATGCCATTGAACTGGTAATCGGTTCAGAACCTGCCTCAAACATGGCCCTGGAAATCACCAACGACAAAGTGCTGGAGGTAATTCAGCAAAACCTGGCCTTGTACGACAAAGGCGGCGAAATGCATTACGATGTGATCTCGGCTTTTATCAAATCCATGCGCGGTTCCGACCCCAACGCGGCCGTTTACTGGCTTGCCCGCATGATTGAAGCCGGCGAAGATCCTTTGTTTATTGCACGCCGGATGCTCATCCTTGCTTCGGAAGATATTGGCAATGCGAACCCAAATGCCTTGTTGCTCGCGACCAGTTGTTTCCAGGCCGTGAATGTGATCGGTTATCCCGAGTGCAGGCTCATACTTTCTCAAACCGCCATTTACCTGGCATCTTCGCCAAAAAGCAATGCTTCTTACCTGGCCATGAACCAGGCGCTGGATACGGTTCGCAAAACCGGCGACCTGCCCGTGCCCTTACCCTTGCGCAACGCCCCTACACGGCTGATGAACGAAATTGGTTATGGAAAAGGCTATAAATACGCTCATGATTTTGATCAGAACTTTGCCGAGCAGGAATTTCTGCCCGAAAAATTAAGTGGCAAGAAATTCTACGACCCCCAACACAACGCCCGTGAACTCGAGATCAGAAAACACCTGCAGGCGCTGTGGAAGAAGAAGTATGGGTATTGATAGTCGTAGGTTAATCAAATTCAATTACCATTCATCTCGAACCCGTTTAAAGTTATAGATTGCAACAGTTAATTATTCTAACGGTTTCTATACTTTTGCAATCAAACAAGCACCATACATGGATTCAGTATTAAATAGCATTCTAAACCAACGCCACCTTGATTCAGGAAACTTTTTTCTGATTGCCGGCCCTTGTGTGGTCGAAGACACCGAAATGCCCGAAGCCATTGCCACCAGGATCAAGGAAATCTGCGACAGGCTTGAAATCCCTTTCATTTTCAAAGCATCGTATAAAAAAGCAAACCGTTCGAGAGGAGATTCTTTTACCGGGATCGGAGATGAAAAGGCGCTGGAAGCCATTGCCCGGGTGGGTTCCAAGTTCGACATTCCAACCCTTACCGATATTCACAGCGAAGCAGAAGCCGAAAAAGCCGCTGCCTTTGTGGATGTTTTGCAGATTCCGGCTTTTCTATGCCGGCAGACCGAACTCCTGCAGGCAGCCGCGAGAACCGGAAAGGTAGTCAATATTAAAAAAGGGCAATTTGTGTCAGCCGCATCTATGGCTTATGCAGCAGAAAAAGTAGCCGCTGCCGGAAACGACAACATCATATTCACCGAGCGGGGCAGCATGTTTGGTTACCATGATCTAATCGTTGATTTCAGGAATATTCCGGTAATGAAATCTTTCGGATACCCTGTGGTTCTTGATGTTACCCATTCATTGCAGTTGCCCAACCAAAGCAGCGGGGTCTCTGGCGGTCTGCCCGAACTGATAGAAACCATTGCCTGCGCCGGTATTGCTGCAGGAGTTGACGGCTTGTTTATCGAAACCCATCCCGATCCGCGCAATGCCAAATCCGATGGCGCAAACATGCTTCCATTGGATAAGCTTGAAAAACTGCTCACAAAACTGGTTCGGATCAGAAAAGCCTTGAAGGGTTGAGATTATTTTAACATCAGGTATTTAACTGCCCCGGTTTCAGGATAAAACTGAATTTCCCTTACGTTTTTGTATGGCAGGAAACTGATTACACCAAGTTGGTTCACAAGAAACTGGCTTTCGGCAAGGCTTTCTTCACCCATTCTTACATTGATACTTGCTTTATCGGGAATGCGGTAATAGAAACCGGTATATTTTCGGTTGCCTTGTTCACGCAAGGTCTGGTGGCTGCTCATTTGCGCTGTGTTTCCTAATTTACGATAGGATAGCTGAACCGGTTCTCCAACCGGGTATTCCTTTTCTACGATCCCACGGTTTGAAGCAAATTT
Encoded here:
- a CDS encoding replication-associated recombination protein A, which encodes MKNANNIPLAEQLRPQSLDGFIGQEHLVGDGAILRKAIESGNIPSMILWGPPGVGKTTLAFIISQQLQRPFFTLSAISSGVKDVREVIATAKENAGNAILFIDEIHRFSKSQQDSLLGAVEKGIVTLIGATTENPSFEVISPLLSRCQVYILKSLGKDDLLKLLSHAVQHIQNETGKKIEIRETEALLRISGGDARKLFNAIELVIGSEPASNMALEITNDKVLEVIQQNLALYDKGGEMHYDVISAFIKSMRGSDPNAAVYWLARMIEAGEDPLFIARRMLILASEDIGNANPNALLLATSCFQAVNVIGYPECRLILSQTAIYLASSPKSNASYLAMNQALDTVRKTGDLPVPLPLRNAPTRLMNEIGYGKGYKYAHDFDQNFAEQEFLPEKLSGKKFYDPQHNARELEIRKHLQALWKKKYGY
- the kdsA gene encoding 3-deoxy-8-phosphooctulonate synthase; this translates as MDSVLNSILNQRHLDSGNFFLIAGPCVVEDTEMPEAIATRIKEICDRLEIPFIFKASYKKANRSRGDSFTGIGDEKALEAIARVGSKFDIPTLTDIHSEAEAEKAAAFVDVLQIPAFLCRQTELLQAAARTGKVVNIKKGQFVSAASMAYAAEKVAAAGNDNIIFTERGSMFGYHDLIVDFRNIPVMKSFGYPVVLDVTHSLQLPNQSSGVSGGLPELIETIACAGIAAGVDGLFIETHPDPRNAKSDGANMLPLDKLEKLLTKLVRIRKALKG